A single region of the Zootoca vivipara chromosome 2, rZooViv1.1, whole genome shotgun sequence genome encodes:
- the LOC132591730 gene encoding uncharacterized protein K02A2.6-like — LDWVWRGWPSSSPGPEFAGYTNRKHELSAHKGCLLWGSRVVVPQPLRKRVLTALHETHPGVVRMKALARSYVWWPGIDREIEAWVQHCQTCQESRPDPPRAPVQPWESARHPWSRLHVDFAGPFQGKTFFIVVDSYTKWLEVALVPSTSTAAAIRVLRKLFATHGLPDTLVSDNGTAFTSEEFQTFTAQNAIRHIRSAPFHPATNGQAERMVRTTKDSLRRMTQGDWEYRLAAFLLAQHSTPSTTTGRSPAELLMGRRLATRLDRLHPDRAQDEVVVGKGRNPRTFVAQDAVYAKNFGAGPAWVPATVTKVTGPVSYEVLTEGGQCWRRHCDQLRRRFPGGTREESGTEGSQGDSRAVRPVEREGWAGEAEAVGTEGRPEAGRTPE, encoded by the coding sequence ctggactgggtgtggcgaggatggcccagcagcagccccgggccagaatttgccggctacacaaaccgcaaacatgaactgtcggcccacaaggggtgcctgttatggggaagcagggttgttgttccccagcccctccgcaaaagggtccttacagccctacacgagacacacccaggggtagtgaggatgaaggcccttgccaggagttatgtgtggtggccggggattgacagagagatagaggcctgggtccaacactgccagacctgccaagaatcccgcccggatcccccaagggccccagtccagccctgggagtccgcccgacatccatggtcacgcttgcacgtggacttcgctggccccttccagggaaaaacattcttcatagtggtggattcctacaccaaatggctggaggtcgcactggtaccgtccacttctacggcggcagccatccgggtactacgtaagctttttgcaacccacgggctccctgacaccctcgtctcggacaatggaaccgcattcacgtcagaggagttccagaccttcacagcgcagaacgccatccgccacatccgctcagcaccattccaccctgccaccaatggccaagcggagcgcatggtgcggaccaccaaggacagcctccgccgcatgacacaaggggactgggaataccgccttgccgcatttcttctagcacagcacagcaccccaagcacaacgacgggccggagcccagctgaactactaatgggccggcgccttgcaactagactggaccgacttcaccccgacagagctcaggatgaggtagtggtggggaaaggcaggaacccccggacatttgtggcccaggacgcagtgtacgcaaagaattttggggcaggcccagcatgggtacccgccacagtcaccaaggtgaccggtcccgtgtcgtacgaggtactaacggaaggggggcaatgttggcgccgccactgcgaccagctacggcgacgattcccaggaggaacccgggaggagagcgggacagaggggtcccaaggggacagcagggcagtgaggcctgtagagcgagaggggtgggcaggggaagcagaagcagtaggcacagaggggcgccccgaggctggaaggacaccggaa